One segment of Phragmites australis chromosome 13, lpPhrAust1.1, whole genome shotgun sequence DNA contains the following:
- the LOC133888840 gene encoding pentatricopeptide repeat-containing protein At5g50280, chloroplastic-like, whose translation MALQAQQLPSFSLASPTLRTLGLSCTLKSFSKCFLRSYSHLQTPWRRNHPLAYPPLRFSDQHGKEDDDDWEQAEGSWGSPARAHLYGAREDRDDGSGGGSPRHGEAAEEKELQESKVEDEDGGEVGEWDPPFSPFRGQREQRYDQEEDSDDDENGGGCEWLDPSFFLRSQQGVSDVCTTTTAAMEQILAFARNPAVDGPGFAEFLAGYTGGSFSEGECVEPMRRMGEEGLPLGCVHLFRWMREQETLLVPVSPQAWLVAIVALGRMGMADEILEIVAGLPPERQFREAVLYNSAISAVAYRGRYDIAWEIFELMEKNNVQPDHRTSSVMLNVMKKSKASAKDAWQFFQRMNRKGVNWSLDVAAALINIFCCGGLKKEALIIQSEMEKRGIASNISIYNTLMKAYCKSNQIEEAEGLFVEMKEKGLQATTSTYDILMDAYGRRLQPEVVELLLLEMQDLGLRPSTRSYNCLINAYGRQKKMSEKAEDAFLRMKTDGIKPLSSSYTALLCAYAVNGLNEKAHTIYMDMKREGLKPTLETYTALLDTLRRAGDTEKLMETWKSMIDEKVGGTRITFHMVLDCLAKHGLYLQARDVIYEFGKIGLKPTVMTCNILMNAYGRGGQHYKMPQLLKEMIVLELKPDSITYSTMIYAYARVRDFSRAFYYHKQMVRSGQVPDSRSYRKLLNTLDVKAARKNIKDKSAIQGIIKSKSGLKTRKEKKDEFWKNRKKGSMLNLAYGRQRKRFL comes from the exons ATGGCGCTGCAAGCCCAGCAACTACCCTCCTTCTCCTTGGCTTCCCCGACACTCCGGACCCTTGGCCTTTCCTGCACCCTCAAATCCTTCTCCAAATGCTTCCTCCGTTCCTATTCCCATTTACAGACCCCGTGGCGGCGAAACCATCCACTCGCCTACCCTCCACTACGTTTCTCGGACCAACATGGAAAGGAAGATGACGACGACTGGGAGCAGGCGGAGGGAAGTTGGGGCTCACCCGCCCGAGCTCACCTCTACGGCGCCCGGGAGGATAGGGATGATGGCAGCGGCGGGGGGAGCCCGCGCCACGGCGAAGCCGCGGAGGAAAAGGAGCTCCAAGAATCCAAAGTCGAGGACGAGGATGGTGGGGAGGTAGGCGAGTGGGACCCGCCTTTCAGCCCCTTCCGAGGGCAGCGTGAGCAGCGGTATGACCAAGAGGAGGATTCGGACGACGACGAGAATGGAGGAGGATGCGAGTGGCTGGACCCAAGCTTCTTCTTGCGAAGCCAGCAAGGGGTAAGCGACGTTTGCACCACCACCACGGCTGCCATGGAACAAATCCTCGCCTTCGCCAGGAACCCCGCGGTGGACGGCCCGGGATTTGCCGAGTTCTTGGCTGGTTACACCGGGGGATCCTTCAGCGAGGGAGAGTGCGTGGAACCGATGAGGAGAATGGGGGAGGAGGGGCTGCCATTGGGCTGTGTACACCTGTTCCGGTGGATGCGGGAGCAGGAGACGCTGCTAGTGCCAGTGTCGCCACAGGCGTGGTTGGTGGCTATTGTTGCGCTTGGGCGAATGGGGATGGCTGATGAGATCTTGGAGATTGTAGCAGGTTTGCCACCGGAGAGGCAGTTCCGCGAAGCGGTCCTTTACAATTCCGCGATATCTGCTGTTGCCTACCGCGGGAG GTATGATATTGCCTGGGAAATATTTGAGCTTATGGAAAAGAACAATGTGCAACCTGATCACAGGACGTCCTCAGTCATGCTTAATGTTATGAAGAAGAGTAAGGCATCTGCCAAGGATGCATGGCAGTTTTTCCAACGGATGAACAGAAAAGGAGTCAACTGGAGCTTGGATGTTGCTGCTGCTCTGATAAATATCTTTTGTTGTGGGGGACTGAAAAAGGAAGCTCTGATCATCCAGTCAGAAATGGAGAAGAGGGGAATTGCATCGAACATAAGCATATATAACACACTAATGAAGGCATACTGCAAATCCAACCAAATTGAAGAAGCCGAGGGGCTCTTTGTTGAGATGAAAGAAAAAGGTTTGCAAGCAACAACATCAACTTATGATATCCTTATGGATGCTTATGGTAGAAGATTGCAGcctgaagttgttgagttgtTACTTCTGGAGATGCAAGATTTAGGACTAAGACCAAGTACTAGATCATACAATTGTCTCATAAACGCCTATGGGCGGCAGAAGAAAATGAGTGAAAAGGCTGAAGATGCTTTCCTGAGGATGAAGACAGACGGCATTAAGCCATTATCTTCTTCATACACTGCATTACTTTGTGCATATGCAGTTAATGGACTGAATGAAAAAGCTCATACCATATATATGGATATGAAAAGAGAAGGACTTAAACCCACCTTGGAAACCTATACAGCTTTGCTTGACACTCTTAGGAGAGCTGGCGACACAGAGAAGCTAATGGAGACATGGAAATCAATGATCGATGAAAAGGTTGGGGGGACTAGGATCACATTTCACATGGTACTCGATTGTTTAGCGAAACATGGGTTGTATCTTCAGGCAAGGGATGTTATATATGAATTTGGAAAGATTGGTTTAAAGCCTACTGTCATGACATGCAACATTTTGATGAATGCTTATGGAAGGGGAGGACAGCATTACAAAATGCCTCAACTCTTGAAAGAGATGATTGTTCTGGAACTAAAACCAGACTCCATTAC ATACAGTACAATGATATATGCATATGCCCGTGTTCGTGACTTTTCGAGGGCATTCTATTACCACAAGCAGATGGTTCGAAGTGGGCAAGTACCTGACTCTAGGTCGTATAGAAAGTTGTTGAATACTTTGGATGTGAAGGCTGCAAGAAAGAACATAAAGGATAAGAGTGCCATACAAGGGATCATAAAAAGCAAGTCTGGTTTAAAAACtaggaaggaaaagaaagatgagttttggaagaatagaaaaaaagggTCTATGCTGAATCTGGCTTATGGGCGCCAGAGAAAaagatttttgtga
- the LOC133888838 gene encoding uncharacterized protein LOC133888838, which produces MGENQGIEQVLGKLVELLTAKKNEVSSSGREIVPYADTIQKLELMPNDIKLEGIKNYLAWSRRALLLLKAKKLEGFVNGEMIEPEDKSSNEWKAWDATNSLVVAWLLSSMSPTIAGSVDTIVSASGVWQALSEMYSGIGNVMLLADTDDRIHHLKQGELSLMKYVAELKRLWADLDHYDPIELPHPECVAWVKKWIEKKRVLQFLRGLGSEFEARRAAMFHQSNLPSLEEAIAAMAQEETRLEVMKGNSSPPPRPAFMVTESQETRTCYNCGEKGHLSRDCRQPFKPNRGRGRGSDRGGRRGGVSRGGGRGYKANLAMTEESESNLVMIPAAELEELRKLKKNKENSRSNDQGTTTSNSDWILDSGASRHVTGTSSEFASYIPYSYSHSETIQTADGTSRPIRGKEDGKKAWDWSST; this is translated from the exons ATGGGAGAAAATCAGGGAATTGAGCAAGTTCTTGGGAAACTTGTTGAACTGCTTACTGCGAAAAAGAATGAGGTCTCATCCTCAGGTAGGGAAATTGTGCCCTACGCAGATACAATTCAGAAATTAGAATTGATGCCAAATGATATCAAATTGGAGGGCATCAAGAATTATCTGGCTTGGTCTAGGAGGGCATTGTTGTTGTTGAAGGCAAAAAAACTTGAGGGTTTTGTCAATGGAGAGATGATTGAACCTGAAGATAAATCAAGTAATGAATGGAAAGCTTGGGATGCTACTAATTCTTTGGTGGTTGCATGGCTATTAAGCTCGATGTCACCGACTATTGCTGGATCAGTGGATACTATTGTGAGTGCTTCAGGGGTATGGCAGGCTCTATCTGAGATGTATTCAGGCATTGGGAATGTGATGTTATTAGCTGATACAGATGACAGAATACACCATCTGAAGCAGGGGGAGCTGTCTTTGATGAAGTATGTTGCAGAGTTGAAGCGTTTGTGGGCTGATTTAGATCACTATGATCCTATTGAGTTGCCACATCCCGAGTGTGTGGCATGGGTGAAGAAGTGGATAGAGAAAAAAAGAGTTCTTCAGTTCCTAAGAGGTCTAGGCTCAGAATTTGAGGCAAGACGTGCTGCCATGTTTCACCAATCCAACCTTCCTAGCCTAGAGGAAGCCATAGCTGCTATGGCACAGGAGGAGACTAGACTTGAGGTAATGAAAGGTAATTCTTCACCTCCACCCCGTCCAGCTTTTATGGTGACAGAATCCCAGGAGACTAGGACATGCTATAACTGTGGTGAGAAGGGTCATTTGAGTCGTGATTGTCGCCAACCTTTCAAGCCTAACcgtggaagaggaagaggcagtgaTAGAGGTGGACGAAGGGGTGGTGTGAGCCGTGGTGGAGGAAGAGGTTATAAAGCTAATCTTGCTATGACCGAGGAAAGTGAATCTAACCTAGTCATGATCCCAGCTGCTGAGTTAGAAGAATTGAGGAAGCTAAAGAAGAATAAGGAAAATTCAAGATCAAATGATCAAGGGACAACGACTTCAAATTCAGATTGGATATTAGATTCGGGGGCATCCAGGCATGTCACAGGTACATCAAGTGAATTTGCATCCTATATACCATACTCATATTCTCATAGTGAGACAATCCAGACTGCTGATGGAACATCTCGACCTATCAGAG GAAAGGAAGACGGGAAGAAGGCTTGGGACTGGAGTTCGACATAA